In Pedobacter heparinus DSM 2366, the following are encoded in one genomic region:
- a CDS encoding polysaccharide lyase yields MRKTVLTLLSVLCTGVAFAQYPTIPPALQDSSDAVEAQQRKLSDQAWEKAFKIVQEEAKNNGRPYVPGASKPSDLVKVKLPAFPGAEGGAAFTPGGRGGKVIVVTTLADSGPGSFRAACEEGGARIIVFNVAGIIHLKSPVSIRAPYLTIAGQSAPGDGVCIAGESLWIDTHDVVIRYMRFRRGATDVTRRDDALGGNPIGNILIDHVSASWGLDENMSIYRHVYHANDGSKPEKLPTVNVTIQNSIFSEALDTYNHSFGSTIGGLNSTFMRNLWANNISRNPSIGMYGDFGFVNNVIFNWWNRSADGGDNNSLFNFINNYYKPGPITPAGQPISYRILKPESGRDKRYAHLFGKAYVSGNVVEGNEKVTKDNWAGGVQPADRTNNQKLLDSIRTDKPMPMAHVTTVDAYKAYDYVLKNAGATLPKRDAVDLRIVEQVKTGKIKYSEQAKPPVGGQFIKRRLPADSYKQGIISDISQVGGYPEYTGTAYQDSDNDGIPDAWEIKNGLDPKNAVDAGKISKNGYANIENYLNSLTDIKSVRP; encoded by the coding sequence ATGAGAAAAACCGTTTTGACCCTGCTTTCGGTGCTTTGCACCGGAGTAGCTTTTGCCCAATATCCAACCATTCCACCAGCCTTACAGGATTCATCTGATGCCGTTGAGGCACAGCAAAGAAAATTGTCTGATCAGGCCTGGGAAAAGGCTTTTAAAATAGTGCAGGAGGAAGCTAAAAATAATGGACGGCCTTATGTACCTGGAGCATCCAAACCCTCCGACCTTGTAAAGGTTAAACTGCCGGCTTTTCCTGGAGCTGAAGGTGGTGCGGCATTTACACCGGGAGGACGTGGAGGTAAGGTCATTGTAGTAACCACACTGGCCGATAGTGGTCCGGGATCATTTCGTGCTGCCTGTGAAGAAGGTGGAGCACGTATCATAGTTTTCAATGTTGCTGGAATCATACACTTAAAAAGCCCGGTTAGCATCCGTGCGCCGTACCTGACCATTGCCGGACAATCTGCTCCGGGGGATGGGGTATGTATTGCCGGGGAATCTTTATGGATAGATACCCATGATGTGGTGATCCGATACATGCGTTTTCGCCGCGGAGCCACCGATGTAACCCGCAGAGATGATGCGCTGGGTGGTAATCCAATAGGAAATATCCTTATCGACCATGTTTCGGCAAGTTGGGGATTGGATGAAAATATGTCTATTTACAGGCATGTATATCATGCAAATGATGGTTCAAAACCAGAGAAACTGCCGACTGTAAATGTGACCATACAAAATTCTATCTTCTCTGAAGCACTGGATACCTATAACCATTCGTTTGGTAGTACCATTGGTGGGCTAAACAGTACATTTATGCGGAATTTATGGGCCAATAACATTAGCAGAAACCCATCTATAGGGATGTATGGCGATTTTGGTTTTGTGAACAACGTAATTTTTAACTGGTGGAACCGCAGTGCTGACGGGGGCGATAACAATTCACTGTTCAATTTCATCAACAACTACTATAAACCAGGACCGATTACACCAGCCGGGCAACCCATTTCGTACAGAATATTAAAACCCGAGTCTGGCCGGGATAAAAGATATGCACATCTCTTTGGAAAAGCTTATGTAAGCGGGAATGTGGTAGAGGGTAATGAAAAAGTAACAAAAGACAACTGGGCAGGCGGTGTGCAACCGGCCGACAGAACAAATAATCAAAAATTACTGGATTCCATCCGTACAGATAAACCTATGCCAATGGCGCATGTAACTACGGTTGATGCTTACAAGGCATATGATTATGTATTGAAGAATGCCGGTGCCACTTTACCGAAACGTGATGCGGTAGACTTGCGTATCGTTGAACAGGTTAAAACAGGAAAAATCAAGTATAGCGAACAGGCAAAACCACCGGTTGGCGGGCAGTTCATTAAAAGACGTTTACCTGCAGATTCTTATAAACAGGGAATTATCTCAGACATTAGCCAGGTAGGTGGTTATCCTGAATATACAGGAACGGCTTATCAGGATTCAGATAACGACGGAATTCCTGATGCCTGGGAGATCAAAAACGGTCTGGATCCCAAAAATGCTGTTGATGCCGGAAAGATCAGTAAAAATGGTTATGCTAATATTGAAAATTACCTGAACAGCCTGACCGACATTAAAAGTGTAAGACCATAA
- a CDS encoding glycoside hydrolase family 43 protein: MMNSLKSTYRLFLYLTLLVALSACSKKGYVFTSFHEPADEGLRMLYSYDGYKWNDLDKIYLKPEIGEKKIMRDPSMVQGPDGVFHLVWTCGWKGEKGFGYANSKDLIHWSAEQFIPVLQQENNVINVWAPELFYDDQKKEFIIIWASTIPHRFAKGIEDEENNHRMYAITTKDFKTFTDTKLFLDPGFSVIDAVIVQRSAKDHVLVLKDNTRPNRNLKVAFSSDALGPYTGVSAAFTGKLTEGPTVVRLGKDWLIYYDAYGEKKYAAMKTSDFKTFTDVTSETIVPKGHKHGTIVKVSRKIIENLKKDKAN, encoded by the coding sequence ATGATGAACAGTCTGAAAAGTACATACCGGTTATTTTTATACTTGACACTATTGGTTGCACTGAGCGCTTGTTCCAAAAAAGGTTATGTATTTACCTCCTTTCATGAACCTGCCGATGAAGGCTTAAGGATGCTGTACAGTTATGATGGTTACAAATGGAACGACCTGGATAAAATTTACCTGAAACCAGAAATAGGCGAGAAGAAAATCATGCGCGACCCATCAATGGTGCAAGGACCGGATGGGGTATTCCATCTGGTCTGGACCTGCGGATGGAAAGGGGAGAAGGGATTTGGTTACGCCAACTCAAAAGACCTTATACACTGGTCGGCAGAACAGTTTATCCCGGTATTACAACAGGAAAATAATGTCATTAATGTGTGGGCCCCGGAGTTGTTCTATGATGACCAAAAAAAGGAATTTATCATCATCTGGGCCTCTACCATTCCACATCGCTTTGCAAAAGGAATAGAAGATGAAGAGAACAACCACAGGATGTATGCCATTACCACCAAAGATTTTAAAACATTTACCGACACAAAATTATTCCTCGATCCGGGTTTCAGCGTAATTGATGCGGTCATTGTACAACGGTCGGCAAAAGACCATGTGCTGGTACTGAAAGACAATACCAGGCCAAACAGGAATTTAAAAGTAGCTTTCAGCAGCGATGCCTTAGGGCCATACACGGGCGTTTCTGCAGCCTTTACCGGAAAATTAACAGAGGGGCCAACAGTTGTCAGGCTCGGAAAAGACTGGTTAATTTATTACGATGCTTATGGGGAGAAAAAATATGCAGCGATGAAGACCAGTGATTTTAAAACTTTTACTGATGTGACTTCAGAGACTATTGTTCCCAAAGGGCATAAGCATGGAACTATAGTAAAAGTAAGCAGGAAAATAATTGAAAATCTGAAAAAAGATAAGGCCAACTAA
- a CDS encoding DUF6298 domain-containing protein encodes MLGLLILGQFFVLAGYAQKVNIPEPPKPIFKGKEGKLNYSPDEKGNRIPDFSYAGYKAGEQPIPEAVVKVVVPVKSGDATLRIQSALNYVAALPLGKDGLRGAVLLEKGKYEVGGALKINASGVVLRGSGMGENGTEIFATGLDRMGVLRIAGKPDRIKEAPVAVTDQYVPVNAMKVTLANGGFKKGDQVIVQRISSKNWIDLIGTDHFGGGITSLGWKAGQRDIYWDRKVIGVEGNTLLLDAPLTTALDAVYGGATVSKYSWNGRIFNSGAENIRFTSGFDDKNPKDEYHRWTAISIENATDAWVRQVVFEHFAGSAVTVQETANRITVEDCKSLAPVSEIGGERRYTFLTTGGQTLFQRLYSEYAYHDFAVGFCAPGPNAFVQCQAYLPFSFSGTIDSWASGVLFDIVNVDGQALSFMNRGQDGQGAGWSAANSVFWQCTAARVDCYAPPTAQNWAFGTWAQFSGDGYWDMSNEQIQPRSLYYAQLKDRLGKQADERTFVMPVETEASSSPPVDVAQKLTRLADKPAMLLTEYIDQATERQKISTDTRNAKNIDKIGVERINTPAKASAMQISNGWLRRGNALVTGNRADVQWWNGSARPYALKGMKMHITRFVPGRTGKGLTDDLEEITDSMQKGSVKILDHNYGLWYDRRRDDHERIRRMDGEVWTPFYELPFARSGQDKAWDGLSKYDISKYNPWYWGRLKQFADLADQKGLVLIHENYFQHNIIEAGAHYADFPWRTANNINNTGFPEPVPYAGDKRIFMAGQFYDISNAERKALHRAYIRKCLDNFKDNTGVIQLIGAEFTGPLHFVEFWIDTIKEWEKETGKHPIIGLSTTKDVQDAILADKNRAGVVDLVDIRYWHYQADGSAYAPQGGQNLAPRQHARLLKPKKTSFDQVYRAVAEYRTRYPEKAVIYSGDGFDAFGWAVFMAGGSLSNVPAANNASLSGVATMKPFNLAGRSSGQYALANPDGAYLLYNSSSVPVKLDLSKARGNYVVKYINPRSGLVVKEEKIKGGAAKEFNKLSSGDEVVFINKI; translated from the coding sequence TTGTTGGGCTTGCTCATACTGGGACAGTTTTTCGTATTGGCCGGGTATGCACAAAAAGTAAATATCCCCGAACCACCAAAACCAATATTTAAAGGTAAAGAAGGTAAACTGAATTACAGTCCGGACGAAAAAGGCAACCGGATTCCCGATTTTTCTTATGCAGGTTATAAAGCCGGAGAGCAACCCATACCAGAGGCTGTAGTAAAGGTTGTTGTGCCGGTTAAATCAGGCGATGCTACCCTGAGGATCCAATCGGCCTTAAACTATGTTGCAGCTTTGCCCTTAGGCAAAGATGGCTTAAGGGGAGCTGTATTGCTGGAAAAAGGAAAATATGAAGTTGGAGGTGCTTTAAAGATCAATGCTTCCGGCGTGGTTTTGCGTGGAAGCGGAATGGGGGAAAACGGAACGGAGATATTTGCAACAGGACTGGACAGAATGGGGGTATTACGCATAGCTGGTAAACCAGATCGTATTAAAGAGGCCCCTGTAGCAGTTACAGATCAATATGTTCCGGTAAATGCAATGAAGGTTACCCTTGCAAATGGAGGATTTAAAAAAGGTGATCAGGTAATTGTACAACGCATATCCTCTAAAAACTGGATTGATTTGATTGGAACAGACCATTTTGGCGGGGGCATTACCTCACTGGGCTGGAAAGCAGGACAACGTGACATTTATTGGGACAGAAAAGTGATTGGGGTTGAAGGGAATACTTTATTATTGGATGCACCCTTAACTACAGCGCTGGATGCTGTTTATGGTGGGGCTACTGTATCAAAATATAGCTGGAATGGCAGAATTTTCAATTCCGGTGCAGAAAATATAAGATTTACATCGGGCTTTGATGATAAAAACCCTAAAGATGAATACCACCGCTGGACGGCCATTTCTATAGAAAATGCCACAGATGCATGGGTACGCCAGGTTGTTTTTGAACATTTTGCAGGTTCAGCAGTAACTGTTCAGGAAACTGCAAACAGGATAACTGTGGAAGATTGTAAATCGCTGGCGCCGGTTTCGGAGATTGGTGGCGAACGCAGATATACTTTTTTAACTACAGGAGGGCAAACACTGTTTCAAAGATTGTATTCTGAATATGCTTATCATGATTTTGCAGTTGGCTTTTGTGCTCCCGGTCCAAATGCTTTTGTCCAGTGCCAGGCTTATCTGCCATTTAGCTTTAGCGGAACAATTGACAGTTGGGCATCAGGTGTTTTATTTGATATTGTTAATGTGGACGGACAGGCCCTGAGTTTTATGAACAGAGGGCAGGACGGACAAGGTGCAGGCTGGTCGGCCGCCAACAGCGTATTCTGGCAGTGTACAGCGGCCCGGGTAGACTGTTATGCTCCGCCAACTGCGCAGAACTGGGCATTTGGTACCTGGGCACAATTCTCGGGCGACGGTTATTGGGATATGTCTAACGAGCAGATCCAGCCGCGTAGTTTGTATTATGCCCAATTGAAGGACAGGCTGGGAAAACAGGCCGATGAACGGACTTTTGTAATGCCTGTAGAAACGGAAGCTTCAAGTAGCCCGCCAGTGGATGTAGCTCAGAAGCTAACCAGACTGGCTGATAAACCGGCCATGCTGTTAACGGAATATATAGATCAGGCAACCGAAAGACAAAAGATTTCAACTGATACGCGCAATGCAAAAAATATTGACAAAATAGGTGTTGAGAGAATTAATACTCCGGCTAAGGCCAGTGCGATGCAGATAAGCAATGGTTGGTTGCGTCGGGGCAATGCCCTGGTAACCGGAAACCGTGCAGACGTCCAATGGTGGAATGGCAGCGCAAGGCCATATGCGCTTAAAGGCATGAAAATGCACATCACCCGTTTTGTACCTGGCCGTACAGGTAAGGGGCTGACAGACGATCTGGAAGAAATAACTGACTCTATGCAAAAAGGATCAGTAAAGATCTTAGACCATAATTATGGTTTGTGGTACGACAGGAGACGTGACGACCATGAGCGGATCAGAAGAATGGACGGAGAAGTATGGACGCCATTTTATGAATTGCCTTTTGCACGCAGCGGACAGGATAAAGCATGGGATGGACTGAGCAAATACGACATTAGCAAATACAACCCATGGTATTGGGGCAGGTTAAAACAATTTGCAGACCTTGCTGATCAGAAAGGCCTGGTACTGATCCACGAAAACTATTTCCAGCATAACATTATAGAAGCTGGTGCGCATTATGCCGATTTTCCATGGCGTACGGCAAATAACATCAATAATACCGGTTTTCCGGAGCCAGTACCTTACGCGGGCGACAAGAGGATATTTATGGCAGGGCAATTTTATGACATCAGCAATGCTGAGCGTAAGGCACTGCACCGTGCCTATATCCGTAAATGCCTTGATAATTTTAAAGACAATACCGGTGTAATCCAGTTGATCGGTGCAGAGTTTACCGGGCCATTACATTTTGTAGAGTTCTGGATAGATACCATTAAAGAATGGGAAAAAGAGACAGGTAAACACCCGATTATTGGTTTAAGTACCACTAAAGATGTGCAGGATGCCATATTGGCCGATAAAAACAGGGCAGGAGTAGTCGATCTGGTCGACATCCGTTATTGGCATTACCAGGCTGATGGTTCTGCTTATGCACCACAAGGTGGACAAAACCTGGCTCCTCGCCAGCATGCACGTTTGCTGAAACCTAAAAAAACATCTTTTGATCAGGTATACCGTGCTGTAGCAGAATATCGTACCAGATATCCCGAAAAGGCAGTGATCTATTCAGGTGATGGTTTTGATGCTTTTGGCTGGGCCGTTTTTATGGCTGGCGGATCTTTGTCAAATGTTCCGGCTGCCAATAATGCTTCGCTTTCGGGTGTGGCCACAATGAAACCATTTAATTTGGCCGGCCGGTCTTCAGGTCAGTATGCTTTGGCTAATCCAGATGGCGCATATCTGTTGTACAACAGCTCTTCCGTTCCTGTAAAACTTGACCTAAGTAAAGCTAGAGGAAACTATGTGGTAAAATACATCAACCCGCGCAGCGGCCTGGTAGTTAAGGAAGAAAAGATAAAGGGGGGAGCCGCTAAAGAATTTAATAAGCTTTCATCGGGAGACGAAGTCGTTTTTATCAATAAAATTTAA
- a CDS encoding glycoside hydrolase family 140 protein has translation MYQRIVLFAMVSLMLYACASDQKPKSLKRGLHISANGRYFTKEDGKPFFWLGDTGWLLFNKLTREQASEYLEDRMQKGFNVVQVMVLHTVPSVNIYGDSSLVGGDISKPKVTEGSSFADSTQYDFWDHVDYIVDKAAEKGIYMAMVPVWGTNVKNKKVTPEQAKIYAEFLAKRYKDRWNIIWLNGGDIKGSEVKPVWEVIGSTLRTNDPNHLITFHPRGRTGSSEWFHEAKWLDFNMVQSGHRRYEQDTSAKEKWHYGEDNWKYIEKDYSLKPVKPTIDGEPSYEGIPQGLHDVTQPKWNDADVRRYGYWSVFAGAFGYTYGDNSVMQMYHPADKNPAYGATKPWQEAINDPGAGQMVHLKDLMLSRKSEAYFDRVPDQSLIAGAAGGDGEKYNRLMATRGKDYIFVYTYTGRNIPLKMGVLEGDKVKASWFNPKDGKTTVIGEIENKGIHDFDAPGLEENGNDWVLVVDKLK, from the coding sequence ATGTATCAAAGAATAGTTTTATTCGCTATGGTCTCGTTAATGCTCTATGCCTGTGCATCGGACCAAAAACCCAAAAGTTTAAAAAGAGGGTTGCACATTTCAGCAAACGGCAGGTATTTTACTAAGGAAGATGGCAAGCCGTTTTTCTGGCTCGGCGATACAGGCTGGCTTTTGTTTAACAAACTGACCCGTGAGCAGGCCAGCGAATACCTGGAAGACCGTATGCAAAAAGGTTTTAATGTGGTGCAGGTAATGGTGTTACATACAGTGCCATCCGTAAATATTTATGGCGATTCTTCGTTGGTTGGAGGAGACATTTCAAAACCTAAGGTTACGGAGGGTAGCTCATTTGCAGACTCCACACAATATGATTTCTGGGACCATGTAGATTATATCGTAGATAAAGCAGCAGAGAAAGGTATATATATGGCGATGGTACCTGTTTGGGGCACGAATGTGAAAAATAAAAAAGTTACACCTGAACAGGCTAAAATTTATGCCGAATTTCTGGCGAAACGTTATAAAGACAGGTGGAATATTATCTGGTTAAACGGTGGGGACATCAAAGGGTCAGAAGTAAAGCCAGTTTGGGAAGTGATTGGCAGTACTTTACGGACAAATGATCCCAACCACCTCATTACTTTCCATCCCAGAGGCCGGACCGGTTCGTCGGAATGGTTCCATGAGGCCAAATGGCTCGATTTTAATATGGTACAGTCCGGACATCGCCGTTATGAGCAGGATACTTCCGCAAAAGAAAAATGGCATTATGGCGAAGACAACTGGAAGTACATTGAAAAAGATTACAGCCTTAAACCTGTAAAACCTACTATAGATGGGGAACCGTCTTATGAAGGCATACCGCAGGGATTACATGATGTGACCCAGCCAAAATGGAACGATGCCGATGTGCGCAGATACGGATACTGGTCGGTATTTGCCGGTGCTTTTGGTTATACTTATGGCGACAATTCTGTAATGCAGATGTACCATCCGGCAGATAAAAATCCGGCTTATGGTGCAACTAAACCATGGCAGGAAGCCATAAACGATCCTGGCGCAGGGCAGATGGTCCATTTAAAAGACCTGATGCTTTCCAGAAAAAGTGAAGCTTATTTTGACAGGGTACCAGATCAGTCGCTTATTGCCGGAGCTGCAGGCGGTGATGGAGAAAAATACAACAGGTTAATGGCTACAAGAGGTAAGGACTATATTTTCGTATATACCTATACCGGCCGGAACATTCCCCTGAAGATGGGTGTACTGGAAGGTGATAAAGTTAAAGCATCCTGGTTCAACCCAAAAGATGGAAAAACAACAGTGATTGGCGAAATAGAAAATAAAGGAATACATGATTTCGATGCACCTGGATTAGAAGAGAATGGAAATGATTGGGTGTTGGTAGTAGATAAATTGAAATGA
- a CDS encoding sialate O-acetylesterase, with amino-acid sequence MNLKTYFLCTALFFGWTTAVPAKVLLPQILSGNMVLQRDKPLNIWGYGSPGEKVTVSFSGQQKTAVTDAKGNWKVLLSPLKTSAVPATMTIKGTNTIQLKNILVGEVWLCSGQSNMEYAMHKLKTMKKPLNEKLGFPANEVANAHNNLIRIFVVNRKDLAKPDTNPKNWNVAADPALKNSSAAGYFFAKELQKQLHVPVGMITSAVSGSAIEPWIPAAILAGPDFQGQYLGSDPGKFYPTMIEPLMPFAIKGVIWYQGETNCFRRENITYSYKMKALINSWRRGWKNPGMSFYYVQIAPFQYSKTMQNVEIEPEFWEAQAQVMRMPKTGMVVTTDLNDKIDELHPTYKWEVGRRLALWALARDYGKKIVYSGPMYQSVKFKGATAELQFNHIGSGLKSSDGKALSDFSIAGADGRFVPAVARISGTKVLVSAAAVKKPVAVRFGWTESASPNLYNKNGLPALPFRTDNPLITQFNPI; translated from the coding sequence ATGAATCTGAAAACGTATTTCCTTTGCACAGCCTTATTTTTTGGATGGACGACAGCAGTCCCGGCAAAAGTATTATTGCCACAGATCTTGTCTGGCAATATGGTATTGCAGCGTGATAAACCCTTAAACATCTGGGGCTATGGCAGTCCGGGCGAAAAGGTAACTGTTAGTTTTTCTGGTCAGCAAAAGACTGCGGTAACCGATGCAAAAGGTAACTGGAAGGTGCTTTTATCTCCCTTGAAAACCTCAGCAGTTCCGGCTACAATGACCATTAAAGGAACAAATACCATTCAGTTAAAAAATATCCTGGTAGGTGAAGTATGGTTGTGTTCGGGGCAATCGAACATGGAATATGCCATGCACAAATTAAAGACCATGAAAAAGCCACTGAATGAAAAGCTGGGTTTTCCGGCAAATGAAGTGGCCAATGCGCACAATAACCTGATCCGTATCTTCGTGGTCAACCGTAAAGATCTGGCTAAACCGGATACCAATCCCAAAAACTGGAACGTAGCTGCAGATCCGGCATTAAAAAATTCATCTGCTGCTGGTTATTTTTTCGCAAAGGAATTGCAAAAACAACTTCATGTGCCAGTTGGGATGATCACTTCCGCAGTTAGTGGTAGTGCCATAGAGCCCTGGATTCCAGCAGCAATTCTTGCCGGTCCTGATTTTCAGGGACAATATCTGGGTAGCGATCCGGGTAAATTCTATCCTACCATGATCGAACCACTTATGCCTTTCGCCATTAAGGGGGTAATCTGGTACCAGGGAGAGACCAACTGTTTCAGGAGAGAAAATATTACCTACAGTTATAAAATGAAGGCGCTGATCAACAGCTGGAGAAGGGGATGGAAAAACCCGGGTATGTCATTTTATTACGTGCAGATTGCACCTTTTCAATATTCCAAAACCATGCAGAATGTGGAGATAGAACCAGAATTCTGGGAAGCACAGGCACAGGTGATGCGGATGCCTAAAACAGGTATGGTAGTTACTACAGACCTTAACGATAAAATAGATGAGCTGCACCCTACCTACAAATGGGAAGTGGGGAGGCGTTTGGCACTTTGGGCCCTGGCCAGAGACTATGGTAAAAAAATAGTCTACTCCGGACCAATGTACCAATCCGTGAAATTTAAAGGCGCTACTGCCGAACTGCAATTTAACCATATTGGATCCGGATTGAAAAGTTCGGATGGTAAGGCATTAAGCGATTTCAGTATTGCAGGTGCAGATGGCAGGTTTGTGCCCGCTGTGGCCCGCATTAGCGGTACCAAGGTACTGGTTTCGGCAGCAGCCGTAAAAAAACCGGTGGCAGTACGTTTTGGCTGGACTGAATCTGCCAGTCCTAATCTATACAATAAGAATGGCCTTCCTGCATTGCCGTTTCGTACAGATAATCCGCTGATTACCCAATTTAACCCGATATAA
- a CDS encoding six-hairpin glycosidase, with the protein MRRYKIWLTPVLLILVQAAQAQDTLRYTGSVMVNADYHHGQLVPAMGVHNIQTFRANREHPELAEGLNWTYNHAPMLAWWNGTFYLEYLSDPVGEHIPPSRTLLQTSKDGYKWSKPDIVFPPYKIPDGWKKDGYPGVAKDLYATMHQRVGFYVSQSGRLFLLAYYGIAMDKKDDPNDGKGIGRVIREIRKDNTYGPIYFLRPNSSWDMKHAAYPMYSSSKDKDFVKACNEILASPLMMQQMVEEADRNDPLIPLNRPVKAFSYYHLQDGRVVGLWKHALTSISKDNGKSWQYNPLRAPGVVNSNAKIWGQRTSDGRFSIVYNPSEFRWPLAVSTSDDGLDYKDLLLVNGEISTMRYGGNYKSYGPQYIRGIPETDGKPADGNMWLTYSMNKEDIWIAKVPVPVISSTKTPVDEVFNSLPDGQELKLWNIFSPLWAPVRIEKTPDGTKALTLRDKDPYDYAKAERLIPEAKKVKVEFSVSPAQNNTGSLQIEFQDARGTAAARLIFDADGALKAKVGYRNSEVMKYEAGKTYQVRIELDRDKRMYDIFVNGQSKGTRLMFVPVASFEKITFRTGDIRRFPDVDTPTDQDFDLKNAGTPVKEAVYYVKSLRTTAF; encoded by the coding sequence ATGAGAAGATATAAAATTTGGTTAACCCCCGTACTTTTGATACTGGTACAAGCAGCACAAGCACAAGATACCTTACGTTATACCGGCAGTGTCATGGTTAATGCCGACTATCACCACGGTCAGCTTGTGCCTGCGATGGGGGTACACAACATCCAGACTTTCAGGGCCAACCGGGAACATCCTGAACTGGCTGAGGGACTAAACTGGACTTATAACCATGCACCCATGCTGGCCTGGTGGAATGGTACTTTTTACCTGGAATACCTGAGCGATCCTGTGGGTGAGCATATCCCGCCCAGCAGAACACTGTTGCAAACCTCTAAAGATGGTTACAAATGGTCTAAGCCGGACATTGTTTTTCCGCCCTATAAAATTCCCGATGGCTGGAAAAAAGATGGCTATCCTGGTGTAGCTAAAGATTTATATGCCACCATGCACCAACGCGTTGGTTTTTATGTATCCCAGTCCGGACGCCTGTTCCTGCTGGCTTATTATGGTATAGCTATGGATAAAAAAGACGATCCGAATGATGGAAAAGGCATCGGGCGCGTCATCAGGGAGATCAGGAAAGACAATACTTATGGTCCTATATATTTCCTCAGGCCGAATTCCAGCTGGGATATGAAGCATGCGGCATATCCGATGTATAGCAGCAGTAAGGATAAAGATTTCGTAAAGGCATGCAATGAAATTCTGGCCAGTCCCTTAATGATGCAGCAAATGGTAGAAGAGGCCGATAGAAATGATCCTCTAATTCCATTGAACAGACCAGTAAAGGCATTCAGTTATTACCACCTGCAGGATGGAAGGGTAGTGGGGTTATGGAAACATGCGCTAACATCCATCAGCAAGGACAATGGCAAGAGCTGGCAATATAATCCGCTGCGTGCACCTGGAGTAGTAAACAGCAATGCCAAAATATGGGGTCAGCGTACCTCAGACGGCCGTTTTTCCATAGTATACAACCCTTCAGAATTCCGCTGGCCACTGGCCGTTTCTACCAGTGATGACGGCTTAGATTACAAAGACCTTTTGCTGGTTAATGGCGAAATTTCTACCATGCGCTATGGTGGTAATTACAAATCCTATGGTCCGCAGTATATCCGTGGGATCCCGGAAACTGATGGTAAGCCAGCTGATGGCAATATGTGGCTTACTTATAGCATGAACAAAGAAGACATCTGGATCGCCAAAGTACCGGTACCTGTAATTTCCAGTACTAAAACGCCGGTCGATGAAGTGTTTAATTCCCTTCCCGACGGGCAGGAACTTAAGTTATGGAACATTTTTAGTCCGCTTTGGGCCCCGGTTCGAATAGAAAAGACACCCGACGGTACTAAGGCACTCACCTTGCGCGATAAAGATCCATACGATTATGCCAAAGCGGAACGGTTGATCCCGGAAGCAAAAAAAGTAAAAGTAGAATTTTCAGTAAGCCCGGCCCAGAACAATACCGGGTCATTGCAGATTGAATTTCAGGATGCCAGAGGTACAGCAGCGGCCAGGTTAATATTTGATGCCGATGGTGCCTTAAAAGCCAAGGTGGGTTACCGGAATTCTGAGGTCATGAAATACGAAGCAGGGAAAACATACCAGGTCAGGATAGAGCTGGACCGTGACAAAAGGATGTACGACATCTTTGTAAATGGCCAAAGTAAAGGAACAAGGCTGATGTTTGTACCTGTAGCATCATTTGAAAAAATTACCTTCAGAACAGGTGATATACGCCGGTTTCCGGATGTAGATACACCAACAGATCAGGATTTCGATCTTAAAAATGCTGGCACACCAGTGAAAGAAGCCGTATATTACGTCAAATCATTAAGAACAACAGCATTTTAA